GATGGCGCAGCGTGCCACCAGCACGTCGACGAGCGTGTCGTCCGGGTGGGTCCCGGCGGCGAGCGCCGCCTGGAGTCGTGTCGACGGTTGCGTCGCGGACAGGGCCGCGATCAGTTTCGCGTTCATCGCGATCACCTCCTCGAGACCAGTCAAGACCTTGTCACCGTGTCAAGGTCAAGGAACTCGCCGGACGAACGCGCGCCGCCCCCGCCGGGCGGAACCCGGCGGGGGCGGCGAGGTGGTGCTGTGCGCGATGTCAGGACCGGCTCAGGCCTTCCGCTGCCGGATGGCCTCGAAGACGGACGGATCGACCAGCGTCGAGGTGTCGCCGAGTTCGCGTCCTTCGGCGACGTCCTTGAGGAGGCGGCGCATGATCTTGCCCGAGCGGGTCTTCGGCAGTTCGGGCACGACGTTGATCTCGCGGGGTTTGGCGATGGGCGAGATCTCGATGGAGACCTGTTCGCGCAGTTCCTTGATCAACTGGTCGCCGGAGTCCTCGACACCTTCGCGCAGGATGACGAATGCGACGATGCCCTGTCCGGTGGTCTCGTCGGCGGCGCCGATGACGGCGGCCTCGGCGACGCCGGAGTGTCCGACGAGCGCACTCTCGACCTCGGCGGTCGAGATGCGGTGGCCCGAGATGTTCATGACGTCGTCGACGCGGCCGAGCACCCAGAGCGCGTGGTCGTCGTCGTAGCGGGCGCCGTCGCCGGCGAAGTACCAGCCCTGCTCGGCGAAGCGGGACCAGTAGGTCTCGCGGAAGCGCTCCTCGTCGCCCCAGATGCCGCGCAGCATCGACGGCCACGGCTGGTCCAGCACCAGGTAACCCTGCTCGCCTGCACCGACCGGGTTGCCCTGATCGTCGACGATGTTGGCCGAGATGCCGGGCAGCGGTGCCATGGCCGAGCCGGGTTTGGTGGTGGTCACCCCGGGCAGCGGACTGATCATGATGGCGCCGGTCTCGGTCTGCCACCAGGTGTCGACGATCGGTGCCTTGTCGCCGCCGATGACCTCGCGGTACCACTTCCAGGCCTCGGGGTTGATCGGCTCACCGACGCTGCCGAGCAGCCGCACCGACGACAGGTCGTGCGCGTCGGGGATCTCGCGGCCCCACTTCATGAAGGTGCGGACGAGTGTGGGCGCGATGTAATAGATGGTGACGCCGTACTTTTCGATGATCTCGAAGTGACGGTGCTCGTTGGGCGAGTTGGGGGTGCCCTCGTAGATGACCTCGGTGGCTCCGTTCGACAGCGGCCCGTACACGAGGTAGGAGTGTCCGGTCACCCAGCCGATGTCGGCGCCGCACCAGAAGATGTCGCGGCCCTCTTTGTGGTCGAAGACGTAGTGGAAGGTGTAGGACGCCTGGGTGAGGTAGCCGCCCGAGGAGTGCACGATGCCCTTGGGTTTGCCGGTGGTGCCGGAGGTGTAGAGCAGGAAGAGCGGGTGTTCGGCGTCGAAGGCCTCGGGTTCGTGCGTGGTCGACTGCTCGTCGACGGTGTCCTCCCACCACACGTCACGGCCGTCGACCCAGGGCAGGTCGGGATCGTGGTTGGTGCGGCGCACCACCAGGACCTTCTCGATCGATTTCGCGGCGTCGTCACCGCTGCCGAGCGCCTCGTCGACGGCGGCCTTGAGCGGGGCGGGCTTGCCGCGGCGGTATTGGCCGTCGGTGGTGATGACCAACTTCGCCTCGGCGTCATCGACACGCGAACGCAGTGCGCCGGAGGAGAATCCGGCGAACACCACCGAGTGGGTCAGGCCCAGGCGGGCGCAGGCCAGCATCGAGACGATGGCCTCGGGGACCATCGGCATGTAGATGGCCACGCGGTCACCGGCGACCAGGCCGATGGAGGCGAACCAGTTGGCGGCCTTGGACACCTCGTCCTGCAGTTGGGCGTAGGTGAGGTCGCGGGTGTCGCCGGGCTCGCCGACCCAGTGGATCGCGACCCGATCGCCCTTGCCTGCGGCGACATGGCGGTCCACGCAGTTGTAGGCGACGTTGAGCTTGCCGCCGACGAACCATTTCGCGAACGGTGCATCCGACCAGTCCAGGGTGTCGGTGAAATCGGTGGCCCAGTCCAGACGGCGCGCCTGCTCGGCCCAGAACTCCAGACGATCGGCATCGGCACGGTCATAGAGTTCGGCACCGGCGTTGGCCTGTGCGACGAACTCCTCCGACGGTGGATACCCCTGGGCGGACGACGTGGTGGCGGGAGACATCGGTCAGGTGAGCCTTTCACTATCGACGGACATAACGGCGTGACGTGCATGATTGCCGGGTTCTCATTGTGAGGGTAGTCACGTTGGAAGCCCGTTGCAGGTGCCGATCTGCCGGACTACCGCAGATCCGCGACGAATGGTCCCATGGGCACGACGAGCGGTGCAGCGCGTCCCGGCCGGTCCGGTCGCTGCGCCCGATCACTATCGTGAGGAGGCGTGAGAACTGATCCCCTCGCGCCGCTGCTCGAGCTACCCGGCGTCGCCGCCGCTGCCGACCGGGCGCGCGATGCGTTGAGCGCGGTCCATCGGCATCCGGCGAATCTGCGCGGCTGGGACAAGACGTCGACCGAGGCGTCCTGGCGGGCGGGTCGGTCGTCGGCCGCGATCGACGGTGGCAGCGTGGAGTTGCGCCGCGACGGCGACTTCGACGATCCGCTGCTGGCCGGCGCGATGCGGGTGGCCCAGGCCCTCGACGGCGATGCCCTCGATCAGCTCACCGCGGTGTTCCGGCGGGCGCCCGCGCAGGCGTTCGCGCGGCTGCACATGCTGGCCGCCGCCGACCTCGTCACCGATCCGGACGACCTCGGCCGGCCGAGCGCGCAAGAGGGCGTCGCCGGGCGCCTCGATCTGCTCGCGCAACTGATCACCGGCGCGACGTCGGTGCCCGCGCCCGTGCTCGCGGCGGTCGTGCACGGCGAACTGCTCGGCGTGGGCGCTTTCCCCACCGCGAACGGCGTCGTGGCCCGGGCGGCATCACGGCTGGTGTGCACGTCGTCGGGGCTCGACCCGCACAATCTCGGTGTGCCCGAGGTGACGTGGCTGCGCCGCCTCGACGACTACCGGACGTTGTCGGCGGGATTCGCCGAGGGGAGTCCGGACGGGGTCGGCGGATGGATCGTGCTGTGTTGCGAGGCGCTCGAGGCCGGCGCCGCCGAGGCCCGGTCCATCGCGGACGCCGCGCGAGCGGGTTAGCCGGCGGTGCAAGGACTTTCGAGCTCCCGATGAGCCCCCACAACGCACTGCGGGCGGCCTCTCGGCCAGTGAACTGGCCGGGTTGCCGCCCGCGTAGCACGGACTCAAGTTACCAAGCGTGCTTGGTGGGTTGTGTGGACCGCCTCGGCGAGGGACCGCGTGCTGGTCGGTTCGCCCCGGTGTGACCCATGTTCGAATGACGGTACCGTGCAGTCGAATCGAGCTTGTTCGGATCGATTCTTTCCGTCTGGCGAACCTTGCGGTTCGGGTTGATCGGATCGATTCGTCCGGCCCGACGGGGAACTCCTCTTGTTCCCGTCTACGGCCCGTGATGGTCACCGGTTTGTTCCGTGCCAGCCGACGATGTCGCAGGCGCACAACGCTTTTGCCTTATGCGGCTTGCTCCGCGTGGGTGCTTGCCGCCCGTGCTGGGAAGTGCTCGGCGTGGGGGTCCGTTCCTTCTCTTCCGGAGCGAACTTTGCCTTCCGAGATTCCGTAATCCCTTTTGTACACCGTGACCGCGGTCACATCAAGGGTCATTCGGACCAACATTCGGTGGTGTCGTTGTGCTCGACTCAGGCACTGCGATCGCGGTGCCGGCGGGCGAGCAGGGTGTGCACGCCCAGTCCGCTCGCAGCGGCCACGCCGGCCCCGAGCGCCAGTGCCGCGGCCATCCGCGACGACGGCGTGGGGATGCGGGTGCGCAGCGGCACGGGGCGGTTGAAGCTCAGCACCGGCCAGCCCTCGTCGGCCGCCCGCTTGCGCAGTTGCCGGTCCGGATTGACCGCCACCGGATGGCCGACCGCCGACAGCATCGGAAGGTCGGTGATGGAATCCGAGTAGGCATAACACTCGGCGAGGTCATAGCCGTGGATCTCTGCGCGGGTCGCCATCGCGGCGGCCTTGTTCGCTCCGTAGCAATAGAATTCGAGCTCGCCGGTGTAGTGGCCGTCGACGACTTTCATGTCGCTCGCATCGACATGATCGACGCCGAGCATCTCGCCGATCGGCTCCACCATCTCGCGCCCGGACGCCGAGATCAGCACGACGTCATGGCCGCGTGCCCGATGGTCGGTGATGAGGTCGGCGGCCTCGGCGAACACGAGCGGGTTGACGATGTCGTCGAGCGTTTCGTTGACGATGGTCCGGACCTGTTCGACATCCCATCCGCGACACATGTCGGTGACGTGGCGACGGAGATTCTCGACCTGATCGTGGTCGGCCGCGGTCACCAGGAACAGGAACTGGGCGTAGCTGGACTTCAGCACGGACCGCCGGTTGATGAGGCCCTCGTCGAAGAACGGACGGGAGAACGCCAGGGCGCTCGACTTCGCGATGACCGTCTTGTCGAGGTCGAAGAACGCGGCGACCCGGCGTGGCTGATCGGCCGAAGGCATCGACATCGGCCCCTTCGGCGAGGTGTCGGTCACGGAGTCAGACTACGGTCCGCGCACCCTCGGCGGTAGCCCCTCATGCAACGTCATTGCAGCGTGAATCCGCAGGCAGCGATATGAAAATGTGACCTCCGCGGCCGGTTCGTTGTGGTTGCAATGATCGAAAATCGGTGTGTATAGTCGGCCGTAACCGGTTAACCCCGGTGCCTTTCAGCCCGACCCCCGGGGCTGAAACGCGATGACCCCGGCCTCCTCCCCCCCTGGCCGGGGTCGTCCTCTGTTCAGGGCCTTTTTCGCCCACGAGCACCTGGTCTCCCGCCGAGTACGCCCGGTCGGCTGGCGTGGGTTCTGGCGGTCCCGCCAAAACCGGGACACTTGACCAAGCAGTTGCTAGGTTCCCTCGATACGGCGAAGTCGGGGAGGACTCTCATGTCGATCATTCGAAGCACAGGTGTCACCAGTCGTGCGGTCCGGGCAGGTGCGACGATCGCGATGGTCATCGCATGTGCACTGGCGGTCCTTGGTGCCGGTCCGGCGTCCGCGGCGCCCCGCGCGCCGCTGCCCGAGTCGTACAACTTCTTCTCCGGCATCCCGCCCGAGCTCGCGCACCCCGGCGGTTCTCTCCCCGGCTCCAACGACTTCACCTGCCGACCGTCGGCCCGACACCCCCGGCCGGTGGTCCTCGTCCATGGCACCGGCGGTTCGCAGCAGACCAACTGGGGAGCCTATGTCGCGATGCTCGCGAACCGCGGCTACTGCGTGTTCGCCCTGACCTACGGTGCGCTGCCGGGTGCCCCCTGGCCGGTGTCGGCCATCGGCGGCATGACCCGCATGGAGCCGAGCGCGGCTGCGCTGTCGCGGTTCGTCGACCGTGTGCTCGCGTCGACCGGCGCGAAGACCGTTGATCTGGTCGGCCACTCGCAGGGCACTTACATGCCGACCTACTACCTGAAATACCTCGGCGGGGCGCCCAAGGTCACCAAGTACGTCTCGCTGGCCCCGCTCTGGCGCGGTTCCTTCGAGGGCACGCCGTTCGTTCCGCTCGCCAAGGCGATCCTCGGCGACGCCGACATGCCGATCTGCGCCGCATGCGGACAGATGGGGGCCGGAACGCCGATGAACGCGGCGATCTGGCGCGGGGGCAGCCCGTACGTGCGGGGCATCGACTACACCAACATCTCCACCCGCTACGACGAACTCGTGGTGCCGTACACGGCCGGCCAGGTACCGGGTCGGGCCGGCGAGCAGGTACGCAACATCGTCGTCCAGGACAGTTGCCCGCAGGATCACAGCGAGCACATGGCGATCGCCGGTTCGCGGCGAGCGGCGTTCATGGTGCTCAACGCGCTGGATCCGGCGCATCCGGTCCGCGTGCCGTGCGAGTACGTGCCACCGTTCACCGGCTGAACCCACCTATCCCACCTATCCCACCTACGCCCGATCCAGCCGATTCATCCACAATCTCAACGGATTCCACAGTTTCGGTCGGCGAGCGCGGGGACATCCAGTTCGGCGACCGCACAACGCCACGATGGATACGTGGCCGATGAACTCCTCGCCCTGGTGGGCGCTGACCTGCACGACGACGTCGCCCGGTGTGCGGCGGCGGCCGGGTACCGAATCCTGACCGCACACCCGGCGAGCTGTCGACGAGAATGGCTGCGGGCGAGCGCGGTTGCCGCCGATGCCGATGCGCTCCGTGTCCTGGCCGGACTCAGTCCGCCGCGCCGCGACGGCGTCGTGATGGTCACCGACGGTGACCCGCCGCCCGAGATCTGGCGCTCGGCGATGAATCTCGGTGCGGAGAACGCGGTGTCGCTGCCCGCCGAGGAGTCGACGTTGGTCGGGCTGCTGACCGACTTCCGTTCGCCGCGCGGCAATCCCGCGGGTGCGGTCGCGGTGGTCGGCGGACACGGCGGGGCGGGTGCGACCACACTGGCCGC
This sequence is a window from Gordonia insulae. Protein-coding genes within it:
- a CDS encoding esterase/lipase family protein is translated as MSIIRSTGVTSRAVRAGATIAMVIACALAVLGAGPASAAPRAPLPESYNFFSGIPPELAHPGGSLPGSNDFTCRPSARHPRPVVLVHGTGGSQQTNWGAYVAMLANRGYCVFALTYGALPGAPWPVSAIGGMTRMEPSAAALSRFVDRVLASTGAKTVDLVGHSQGTYMPTYYLKYLGGAPKVTKYVSLAPLWRGSFEGTPFVPLAKAILGDADMPICAACGQMGAGTPMNAAIWRGGSPYVRGIDYTNISTRYDELVVPYTAGQVPGRAGEQVRNIVVQDSCPQDHSEHMAIAGSRRAAFMVLNALDPAHPVRVPCEYVPPFTG
- a CDS encoding HAD family hydrolase — protein: MPSADQPRRVAAFFDLDKTVIAKSSALAFSRPFFDEGLINRRSVLKSSYAQFLFLVTAADHDQVENLRRHVTDMCRGWDVEQVRTIVNETLDDIVNPLVFAEAADLITDHRARGHDVVLISASGREMVEPIGEMLGVDHVDASDMKVVDGHYTGELEFYCYGANKAAAMATRAEIHGYDLAECYAYSDSITDLPMLSAVGHPVAVNPDRQLRKRAADEGWPVLSFNRPVPLRTRIPTPSSRMAAALALGAGVAAASGLGVHTLLARRHRDRSA
- the acs gene encoding acetate--CoA ligase; the protein is MSPATTSSAQGYPPSEEFVAQANAGAELYDRADADRLEFWAEQARRLDWATDFTDTLDWSDAPFAKWFVGGKLNVAYNCVDRHVAAGKGDRVAIHWVGEPGDTRDLTYAQLQDEVSKAANWFASIGLVAGDRVAIYMPMVPEAIVSMLACARLGLTHSVVFAGFSSGALRSRVDDAEAKLVITTDGQYRRGKPAPLKAAVDEALGSGDDAAKSIEKVLVVRRTNHDPDLPWVDGRDVWWEDTVDEQSTTHEPEAFDAEHPLFLLYTSGTTGKPKGIVHSSGGYLTQASYTFHYVFDHKEGRDIFWCGADIGWVTGHSYLVYGPLSNGATEVIYEGTPNSPNEHRHFEIIEKYGVTIYYIAPTLVRTFMKWGREIPDAHDLSSVRLLGSVGEPINPEAWKWYREVIGGDKAPIVDTWWQTETGAIMISPLPGVTTTKPGSAMAPLPGISANIVDDQGNPVGAGEQGYLVLDQPWPSMLRGIWGDEERFRETYWSRFAEQGWYFAGDGARYDDDHALWVLGRVDDVMNISGHRISTAEVESALVGHSGVAEAAVIGAADETTGQGIVAFVILREGVEDSGDQLIKELREQVSIEISPIAKPREINVVPELPKTRSGKIMRRLLKDVAEGRELGDTSTLVDPSVFEAIRQRKA
- a CDS encoding Fic family protein, with amino-acid sequence MRTDPLAPLLELPGVAAAADRARDALSAVHRHPANLRGWDKTSTEASWRAGRSSAAIDGGSVELRRDGDFDDPLLAGAMRVAQALDGDALDQLTAVFRRAPAQAFARLHMLAAADLVTDPDDLGRPSAQEGVAGRLDLLAQLITGATSVPAPVLAAVVHGELLGVGAFPTANGVVARAASRLVCTSSGLDPHNLGVPEVTWLRRLDDYRTLSAGFAEGSPDGVGGWIVLCCEALEAGAAEARSIADAARAG